One stretch of Natronobacterium gregoryi SP2 DNA includes these proteins:
- a CDS encoding transposase, producing the protein MSSATLQDDPSVDSFFNVVETETLALFEHLSFEFLEEFDVFAPAETGRTRDHEPPELMRGFLHCYYKDIYGIRPVERELRNTVVWLSCGFDRPPSRDAVDRFLTDLEHVVDEVFDHLVEQAALRGLLDLTYSIDSTDVRAMPADQDASKCYDPTNDEYYHGYGCTIVSTGQKIPIAAEFTESKQATEETAMRVTRDALAVAKPIWMVGDSAYDTLDWHDHLLAAGVVPVAPYNARNTDDPKDIEYRVEDRIEQHSEDVQLKQSTLDETYNRRTGVERTNESVKDCGLGRTHARGRVHARSQVFLALCLRLVIAITNYERGDNPGSTVITV; encoded by the coding sequence ATGAGTTCAGCGACCCTGCAAGATGACCCTTCGGTAGACTCGTTTTTCAATGTCGTGGAGACCGAGACGCTAGCGCTGTTCGAGCACCTTTCCTTCGAGTTTCTCGAAGAGTTCGACGTGTTCGCCCCGGCGGAGACGGGGCGAACACGAGACCACGAACCTCCAGAGCTGATGCGTGGCTTTCTCCACTGCTACTACAAGGACATCTACGGCATTCGCCCCGTTGAACGAGAGCTACGGAATACAGTTGTCTGGCTGAGCTGTGGGTTCGATCGACCGCCGTCGAGAGACGCGGTCGATCGCTTCCTCACCGATCTCGAACACGTCGTTGACGAGGTTTTCGACCACCTCGTCGAGCAGGCCGCCTTGCGGGGCCTGCTCGACTTGACCTACTCCATTGATTCAACTGACGTGAGGGCGATGCCTGCCGATCAAGACGCGTCGAAGTGCTACGATCCAACCAACGACGAGTACTACCACGGCTACGGCTGTACAATCGTCTCGACCGGGCAAAAGATCCCGATTGCGGCGGAGTTCACAGAGAGTAAACAAGCGACAGAGGAGACGGCGATGCGCGTCACCCGTGACGCGCTCGCCGTCGCCAAGCCGATTTGGATGGTCGGTGACAGTGCCTACGACACGCTGGACTGGCACGACCACCTGCTGGCTGCAGGGGTCGTGCCAGTCGCCCCGTACAACGCGCGAAACACCGACGACCCGAAAGATATCGAGTATAGGGTCGAAGACCGTATCGAACAACACAGCGAGGACGTTCAGTTGAAGCAGTCCACGTTGGATGAGACGTACAACCGCCGTACTGGAGTCGAACGAACCAACGAATCAGTGAAGGACTGCGGCCTCGGGCGAACGCACGCCCGAGGCCGCGTTCACGCACGATCGCAGGTGTTCCTCGCTCTGTGCCTTCGTCTCGTCATCGCAATTACCAACTACGAACGTGGAGACAATCCGGGAAGCACCGTGATCACGGTGTGA